The DNA window CCGCGGAGGTGCTGGAACCGCGAAACATCGAGCGCGTGCTCAAGCTTCGCATTCAGCGCGGCGAGATCAAAGACGATATTGCAGCCGAGCGCTCTTCGCGCCCGCGCAACACGCTGCCCAGCCGCACACTGCAGCCCCTGCCCGGCGAGGTGTTCGCCTGATCCAACAGGAG is part of the Terriglobales bacterium genome and encodes:
- a CDS encoding helicase-related protein is translated as IQDVAHVINYDLPTLPEDFIHRVGRTGRAGALGRASTLVSPAEVLEPRNIERVLKLRIQRGEIKDDIAAERSSRPRNTLPSRTLQPLPGEVFA